The genomic stretch GGGTTAATAATAATGCCAAGgataaagcagaaaacacatggagactataaaaggccttgctctaacttggcccccAGCTTGCGTCTGGTGGTTGTGACTGGCAGCCATGGGCCAACgctggctccaacagtctccaatgggccagaagctcactggagacttggggctcccctGAGacccagggtttgcccaccctggaataggcactctgtcctccattatatctggtcaccctgcacctgGGGCTgcagtctggagacccctgcattagagacCTTGATTGCTAGCCTTTGGCTAAACCAGCAGCTCCCAAAGTTTttccacttgcataccccttggcagcgcACTCCAAAACCTTGTACCCCCCCCCGTGTTAGCCCCGCAAGGCATGCCAAGAGACCTGCTTTTCCCCACCATTACTCAATTCTTTTCTGAGTACCATGGGGGTAGCACACCCCAAGGCTGGTGTACACGGGAAGAAGAGCAGCGCCAAGCCCGGAAAGGTCAGGCTGTGGGGATCAGGACCAGGGAGATACTTACTGAGGATCAGGACAGGAAAACGCTTGCTAAGAAATTGGGGTGGGAGAAACCGCatgatccccccacccccagcccggAGCCCGCCTGCTCAGAAGCCAGGCCCAGCGAGCCCAGCGGGGCTGCTCCCAAGGAAGTATGCGAGCAGCCGCGCCGAAGAGTGGTTTGCAGCCACGAGACAGACCCACCGGGCGGGGAACGGGGCAGGAAGGCTGCGGAAGGCCGATCGCGGAGAAGGGCACCCGCTGCCCAAACCCCCACCCGGTGCCCAAAAGCCCACACGAAGAGCGCCGCCAGGGAGAAGAGGCGGAGACCGAGGCCTCAGGCGCGCTCCCCGATAGGGGACCGAGGCGGGAAGGGAGCGGGAGCGCGGCCCGCCTGCGGAGGGAGGCGGCGGAGGGGCGGGCGCCTGGCGGAGGCCTGGAGCCGGGGCGAGCGGCCTCCAGGCCTGCGAGGGGGCGGTGCTGGGCGCAGGGGAGGAGCCGGCGGCCTCGCAGGTAGCGGCGCGGCTTCCCGCTATACCCTGCGGAGGggaggcgggggaaggggaggccggCCGCTCCCCCACCGGCCCGGCCGTACCTGGTCGACGCTGGTGGCTGACATTCTTCACGGGGAGCGCGATCCCCACCCAGCTCCGCTCGGCCCCGCCGCCTCCTCGAGCCGCCCTCGCTTGATTGTCTGCGCAGCCCGCACGCTCCCTGTCGGCGCCTTCCAAGCCACCCGCCGGACGCTCCGCTCCGCCTCCCTCCCCTACTCCGGGCTCAGCTTCCCCACAATGGCGGACCCGCTCCGGCTCCCACTTCCGCTTGGCGGCGCCCTGACCTTCCGCTCTTCGCCCCTCCTCCGCTGCCGACGTCGCAGTCGCTTTTCCTTTTCCGCCTCATGTCACGTGGGAACAACCCCCCCCCGCTCCCCTCAGCAGCGCGCATGCGTGCGAGCCCGAACTCGCCTTTAGTGCCCCTATATAGGATAGGAGCCGCAAAGACCGTTTGCGTTTGCCCATGCGCGTCTAAAGCTTAGCGCGCGCGTGTCTGTGAGCGCGCATTTGTTTGCGCCTGCGCACCTGCAGCTGCGCGCGTGCGTGTGGAAGTGAGTGTTCTCTTACGCGCGCGCGTTTGAGCGAGTGTTCGTTGCGCGCGCGTGTACGTTTGCGCATGCGCAGCAGGTGTTGAGCGCGAGCAAGCGAGTGAACGTGCGTTTGCGCATGCGGGGCTGGAGCTGTGGCCGTGGTAGGGTGGAGGCGGAAGTGACGTCCCCCTCCGAGAGCTGGAGTGCTGAGGGAGCTGGTGGGAGCGTGTAGGGGGCGAGGAGGTACGTGGGTCTCGCTGGCTGAGGGAAGCCGCTCTAGCCGTGGCATAGAGGAGGGCCTGTGGAGGGGACGCGGCCCCTCTGAGGCCCTAGCCgatgctgggaaggggggtcaaGGCGGCCTGTGTCGTGGTGGGAGCCGGCGTGGGGGAGGGGTGTGAGAGCCAAGccttgcgtgtctactcagaagtaagtcccactgcagtcaatggggcttgctcccaggtaggtgtggagggtggcagcctgagtcgTCGCGAGGCTGCTTCCTGTTCAGGCTGCAGTCACCCCCAGCCGGCCCTTCCTGGTCTCTGCGCAGCTCTGAGGTGGTCTTCCTTAAGCAGgcctgtgggggggaggaagggagggaactTAGCAGTGAGGAgggttgtgggtggggaggcatgtCCTGAGCAGCTCTGTAGCCTTATAAGtagaaacaggaagtgtggagggaggcGTCCTGTTTTTGTGCTCagagcctgtctactcagaagtaagtcaattgCAGTCAATGgcctttactcccaggaaaatgtggacagcATGGCAGCCTCTTGGAAGGTTGTAggccagtagtcttcaacctgagggtcgtgaccccaatggggtggtgaagcctcattttggggggggggggttgcagcgaCATTTCagtttcaaagcctgtgcaagagaaaaCTTGGATCCAACCCACTAACGGTACTGaacagagttcttgatataatcctgcatagcCTCTTCTTGCTCTCTTGCCCTGTTCTTAAGGCTgactgctcaggctgctacctcgcagagttgttgtgaagacataagaggcagggtggtgacaagggcagagggtgggcagatcagTCCCAAGAGGGGCTGGGATCAGTTGTGGGTccctagatttatttattttgtttaggcaggcaggcagtgacacaagaaaggttgaagaccattgtcccaggcagtctctcagGGGTACTTGTATTTATGTGTCAAGATCCTTCACTTGTTTATCTTATTCCTAGAAGACCACCAGATTGATTGGGAGCTTCCCTATTCCTGCCTCCACGTACCATGAGCCCAACTGATGCCAAGCGCAATGGTACCAAGCGCAGGAAGAATAAGAAGGGTCATCTTGGCCCATCAAGCCCAGTCAGTGCCCTGGAAATAAAGACTGCAGGGTCTGTTTCCTCAGCCACTatcccctcttcctcctcttccccatccaCTTCCTCTGTAGTATTCTCTTTGcaaacagctgctgccactccttCTCCTAGCACTGGGAATGATCTCCTGGTAGCAGCTTCTCCCTTGACTTCTAGTGAAAGAACGGAGAATGCCGAGGTTAAAAAAAAACGTTGTGGAGGAACAATTAATTCTAGACAAACTCGCAAACAAAGTAGATTGGCTACTTCAGCTGCAGAAATAGCTTCACAAGTAGAGCCAATTGACCTTGAGGAAAATGCTTGTGAAGAAGTAGTTGACCTCACCTGTGAGTCTTCAGAACCAGTAGTTGTTGATCTGACACACAATGATTCCGTGGTGATTGTTGAAGAGAACATTCAGCAACGGCGAAACCGAGAATCAAGAAGCCAGCTTCTACCTGACAGCTGTGTATTAAGTAGCGACGATGATGAACCAAGAGataatg from Tiliqua scincoides isolate rTilSci1 chromosome 4, rTilSci1.hap2, whole genome shotgun sequence encodes the following:
- the RNF4 gene encoding E3 ubiquitin-protein ligase RNF4, producing the protein MSPTDAKRNGTKRRKNKKGHLGPSSPVSALEIKTAGSVSSATIPSSSSSPSTSSVVFSLQTAAATPSPSTGNDLLVAASPLTSSERTENAEVKKKRCGGTINSRQTRKQSRLATSAAEIASQVEPIDLEENACEEVVDLTCESSEPVVVDLTHNDSVVIVEENIQQRRNRESRSQLLPDSCVLSSDDDEPRDNDVVLTSTLPRELELLEDGIASSRRSGTVSCPICMDGYSEIVQSGRLIVSTKCGHVFCSQCLRDSLRNVNSCPTCRKKLGYKQYHPIYI